Genomic segment of Dunckerocampus dactyliophorus isolate RoL2022-P2 chromosome 13, RoL_Ddac_1.1, whole genome shotgun sequence:
TACACATCTGCTTATAAATGCATTCATTCTCCTTGGAGCCTCTCTCCCATATTAGCGGGAAGAGCCAGTGAGGCCCAACATGGGCAAAGTTTCAGATGAGACACTGATGTCCTTTCCTGCTGTATTTGAACTATCAACATGAATGACATTTTATGTAccgtatttattttgttaattgaggTATTCCTCTATTTgcgttataataataataataataataataataataataataataataataataataataataataataatattaataatattaataaactacATTTGTAATTCAAATTGAggagaaatctttttttttcttacggATGTGATGTTTCCATTACAATTCTAAAATGACCTATGTAAATAGaatggcagcactcatgcagctccAGACAATGACACGTGGTACTCCCTTGCCAGCTACTTAGAATATTatagctgtgtgttgagtcattttcagggTACTGTAACTCTATAACTGCAACACAAGCTGTACGCCGACTACTCTAAATTATATCTCTAAGATTCATGATACTCTAAgattcatttctatagtattgtccctatAGAGGAGATGTACTGTACTAACAATGTGAGgggtgttgtcatttttgtgacatactgtatttgctaTTTACTGTTCTACTCTGTCTGTCTGTTAATCCTGTGAAAAAGGTCATTAAACTAGCATtacttatatactgtactgtatacagtttGGTTTTGGTGCAATTTAGCATACAAAATCGCATTTAACGTGTTCAGACACTGTATAGCTATGTCAAATCTCATCAAATCAGGTCGTAATTTGTTGTGCTTATACGAGATCCAATTAAATCCTGTTCCTGGGTGCTAGAAATCATTCTGTAACTGGCTATGGCTTTATCAACGTTTAAGATCCTAAACAGCAGCAGATCACTCAGTGATTTCACAGCTGACAAATGAAAACATGTCTCCACAGGGATTCTTTGACGCGGGGAGGCTGCCTCTCTTGAGGACGTGAGGATGTTTcgcaagaagaaaaagaagaggccTGAAATATCGGCGCCCAAGAACTTTGAACACCGTGTCCACACCTCATTTGATGCCAAGCGTGGTTGCTTTGTAGGCTTGCCCACACAATGGCAAAGCCTGATAGAGAACCTGCGCAGGCCCCGGCCCGTGGTGGATCCTTCCAGGATTACGGAAGTGGAGCTGAGACcgaagaaggtacaccacaccCTTCACTCTTGACCCTACCTTGAACTAATGACTCCCCCGCCTTTGGTTCTTAATCAGTTGCAAATGCAAACATTACAGCATTAAAGTACAACAAATACAACAGCAGTGACATGCACAGCTGCTGGTTGTATTGATGTTGCGCATGTATCCCTCAGTGCTGCTGAGGCTTCCAGCTGTCTCAGAAAATGATGATCATGTGGAAGTCCTGCTGATGTGTTTGCTCCCTTGTCTATCAGGGGGTTGGGCTAATGGCCCTGTTGTAGACACTGACTGTAAAATGTTGAACCTTTAAGGGGCAACAAGATTTATTGCTCCATGTAGACAATTAATAATAGTAGATGTGCTGTCTCACCGGTGTCAAgcaaaagtcataaaaattgcCTGTAAAAGCAAAGAAAAGGCCAGCGTGGAAATCTAAGGATTACTTCACTTCTTGACgcattcagttaaaaaaaagtaccCTGTTTAATTGGTACTTTGCATAATGAGACCCATCAAGTTGGTGTTTAGAGACCATTAATGGATCGTGAAGTAAAACAACAATGGAACCTCTCAGGTTGAATACATTCGCAACCAGTAAACTTCCTATTTGTTCTCATTTTGGAACACTTTTTTCCAATTGAAAATGATGATAATCAAAATAATCAGTCCAAAGGTGAAACTGTTGAATCACAAAGTTTTAAGTATTTTAACCTTCTTATCtatcattcaagtgtaaaaataagttaaccactatgAATTTTAAAATATGAAACATTTTCTCACAAACACTCCTTTTTTTATCATTCTTATTTGCTACACAAGCATGaacggaaaaaaaaagcaaaaccgcAACACTTACTTACTTATCTTACTTTAACTTTGACTGCTTTGCGTCCGCGTATGGCGCATAACTTCCTCAACATTCTTCTTCTCTTAAAACCCGTTGCTGAGTCTGTACGTTGATGTACGATATATCATTTTCAGGTAAATGACGTCTCTTTGCACTGgttaaattatttcaaaataatgtgttttttgttatttgaatGAATTTATGTTTGCATGTAATCATTGGTAATAGTTTTTCTATATACATTCTAAGCATAACACTGCATGTTATGCATACTATACAAGTGTTGTGGGTATTTTAGTAAAATTTtgagatgcttgatattggctttcttaccgatagccgatattgtccagcacttcatttccgataccgatatcaaccgataccgatataggcagcagctcttccctcaaactatccatccatccattttctgtgccgttTATCCTAAGCTTTtcctatgctggagcctatcccagctgacttcgggcgagaggcggggtacaccctggactggttgccagccaatggcagggcacatatagacaaacaaccattcacactcacattcatacctatggacaatttagagtcaccaattaacctaacatgcatgtttttggaatgtgggaggaaaccagagtacccgtagaaaacccacgcacgcaaactccacacagagactttgaatgaatgaactaaTTTCAAGTCACATCTCGTGTGATGAATGAATGCTTCTTTTACTTTGATGTCACTGGATTCATTTCACAAATAATcactttgtgcaaaataagacaaatactgcaatatgcagtgTAAGTTCTTGAAGActgcaatatttattttaaacattttgtctcaacaaaatagcCATTAAGAAATAATGAGCAatagtcaaataaaataatatgttctcctactatcaacaagtagAACAAGTTAGACTgaatttattcacaaataagaatccaattaaataatacaatacaataataatgcacatttctatgtggcacagaCATCCATATATGccaagtatgaaactctggactaacaCAGTccaaattataaactgggcttaTTCAGCACGTCTTCTgtcgattattattattttgctgctAGCTGCGTGGGAAAGCGAGTTATTtctcctgaggtgtgatattctATTAGAGGTATTAAAGGAAGACGACTACTCCGCCCCCCCAGCAGTGCTTTACAATCAccgcaaattgcatatttttattccagaggcaaaacttggaaataatccTTACTGAGCTAGCGAGCTCGTTGCTGTGTGGATCACGACGGCGTCAATTGCGCACCAgacaaaccgataccgatatgaatcagtcttatttttatgccaatatcggccgaTGATATCAGTCTGCTGCCACTATCAGACATCCCTACCAAATGTCTGCTGTATACTACTCTATTCTATTCTACATTTATGAGCGATGTGTTCGAAGAAAGTCATTTTAATAGAGATTCTGTCCCCCACAATGTTATTACAACCTAACAAGGTCAGGATCTCACCTTTCTTGGAGGTACAAGGTGAGATGTCATCCCATCTTTTATTACCCCTCCCTTGTGATGTGCACAGCGTCTGAGACACAAGAAAGGCTGTTAGCTGGCATGAACGGAACATGACTCTGCCCTTAACGTGACTAATGAGACACCATGCACTCGCTGTTAGTGTTGCAACGGCAAAACATCTTGCGGTTGTCTCATTTCCTGTCCAGGCAGGTTTAAATCCTTTGCCTAAACATGCCTGCTGTGCAGAGCATACAGTCCAAGTATTCTTAGTGTGTGTTTTAAATATGCACCATTTGCTCGCTCTTTGTATTTCTAAGTGAATTGTCAGGATAAACCCGGGAGGATTTGGTTTGATTCTTGACAAAGATGTCCTTTACACATTCAGGAGTCTAAATTTAACTTGGCTTTGAACAATGCTTATGTAACCCTCCCTCATTATTCTTTTCAGTATCAAATGGCACTCTAATGCCTCTTCTCTTTCAGACCATTGTGCGTGGGAGCATGATCGGTCATGGAGACTAcattgcagccatgatcaacgACATGAGCCGCCTGTCTGTGACCAGCTCCAATTCCCTGCGGAAGAGCAGTCCCTCAGCCAGGAAACGGGCCCAGTCTTTGGGAAGGCTCGGAGAGGTGAATGAGGGGGACACATACCAGTATGAAGGCCTGATTcaggatgatgaagatgatgaggaTGCGGCTCAGGATCAGTGGAGGGACAAAGCGAGGAACATCCACAGTGAGACCAACACCCCCTATCTGGGCATGAAGAAGAGCATCACCTTGCAGCCCAATGGGATCTTACCAAAAACAACGTCCACCTATGAAGTCAGTGGCGGCCTGCTGGAGGGACCTTCTCAAACAGGCCAGAACATCACAGTGCAAAGTCATGGCTCTTATATGGGCGCTGACGTGGGCAGCCCTCAGGAGAGAGTGATATGGAAGAGAGATTTCCAGCTTCCCAGAGGAATGCCACCAAATCAAGTCCCTGTCGCCTGTTTCTATAGCCCAGCTATGAGTGTGCAGCAGCACCAAGATCAGGTCGCAGTCCCCACGGAGCTCCGTCCGAGTGTACCAATGTACATGCACCCCCAGAACAGCCCGGGGAGGCCTTTTTCCTCATATGACTTGAAAGTAAGCCTGGCAATGCACCATGAattatacagtagaacctctagCATGAGCACAATCCTTAATAATGAACCCATAAataattgttttgtgtttttcgtAACAATTGTCATACCATTGCAAAAATAGTTCATCACTGTTGCCTAGTTACTGTTGTTTTAAAcacattgtactgagcagccaggacacgtTTGTACCACCTATTTAGTTCTATTTACAGTTTTATAGCTATCGTCATACATCTTTGCAAAACGCACGTATGAAGTTAATCCTTTTCATGCTAACCGAAGGCGCTCCAAAaattgtgggggaaaaaaaataattttgaaataaTTCTGGTGGCTTTTCTGAGGTCTCAAAAGATATGTCTTGAAGTCTGTTTATTTTACAAATCCAGACGCCCGCGAATGGCAAAAAAGATCAAaacatttaacaaaaacatataaaaacacccATAAAAGCCGTAAAAGtgcctatttttgatactctACAGTTCTCAACTAGTTTGTCTGTGGGACCCACCTtcacccttcaatgacaagcggtgacccaaaACCTTTGAACAgcaacttctcaaatatcttttttatttgataaagaacatttatttatttcaatttcaCATTTAAAGGGATTATTTGCAACGGCTACGCAGTTGCCTAAAGGGCACTTTTGAATGTGttgctagggatgctccgatcagggttttatgctgccgattctgataccgatcatccgtgagtgagatcggccgataccgatcacacggatcactgtacatttttcaatgtattaaatttatttatgatgagtgctattggccaggtcAATGTTAGATCATTCCGAGGGTGCCTGGCAAAAAGGTAAttgttagaaaattaaaaattttGGGGAGGGGAGGgtttgcttttatttgtgtgaaatgatttttgtactttttgacacaaacatgaatttaatttgattcgTGTTTTGGAGTAACACAAAgacatgggaaataaactgttcaataattttttttgttcaagaaaacaaaattaacaaaataaactaatacaaataaatatctttattaaatcgaaatctgtcctgcttaacttaaaagagaataaattcattgtccaggttgcaggggccaactttcatcaccaccaaaccactttctattcaAGGTActataaagaaacaaatgatttaatttattaaaatgcAAAACAGAGTAAAGAAATCCACATATGCACTGTGTGCTGTGGTCTTGcaaggagtttgcatgttctccccgtgcgtgggttttctccgggtactccggttttctcccacattccgaaaacatgcatgttaggttaactggcgactctaaattgtccataggtatgaatgtgagtgtgaatggttgtttgtctatatgtgctctgctaTTGACTAGcaaccagggtgtaccccgcctctcgccccaaagtcagctggggtaggctccagcatacctccgcgaccctgGTAATTGGTAACCTTCTGAAGCGGCATCACtacagacacaaaaaaagctaaaaaataagcaaaatgcgCTTGTGAAGTTCATCCAGATGCTCATACCTATCAACTCTCCCGTTTTCACCAGGAAATGTGTCATATTTAGCCTGTATTTCCCTTATTTTACCaaatttttccttattttttcgGAACATTTGCCTTATTGCTTTAAATGTTAACAGGTAGGCAGATGCGGTATTTGAGATGCTGAAGTTCAGTGTGACAGCAGTTCGATTTTTTGAATGACTGGTTGCgtatttttcccccaaatttgATTTGAATTTCTTAGCAGACTTTAGATGCTCCATTGAATACGCATTACTGGAAGTTCACCACAGATCATTTTCATGCTTAGGTTGTAGGGATTTGATAGTATATTGATTTGCTTTACTGTCAGGGTAATTCCAGTTCAATGGAAATGCAGTTTAGTATTAAAGTTGAGTCAATAGTGAGAGATTGCCTGCTTGGCAAGATCTCAGAGGGGACATTTGGTTTTATTGAGAGTATCTTAACATGGTTCACATGGGGTGAAGTCAATGCAGACGATGCTGAGGTTTCTGATTTATGTTCACACTTAATTGCTGACCATCACTCATTGTATGTTTTATCCTCTTATTTCTAATGATGCAGACGGATTCAGCAGTGAGGTACCACTCCGGCTTCTTGCCAACGGGCACAAGCAGTCCCCTTGTGAGCGGCATCCGACCTCAGCGGACTGTTCGTTCCTCAGCGAGTTACACTTTAGGACTGTCCCCCAATATGGGACTCAGGCCCAATGGGCCGGAGCCTTTTCTTCGACATTCTGGGTGCCCTAATCCTCCTTACCCACATCAGGACAGCCCATCCCAACCTCGGCCCTCCCCTACAGGCTCTCTAGCCACGAGTCCCCCAGGTACATGCTCACCTGCCTTCAGACCCCCACACCCTTCACCCAGGCCGCCGCCAGACCCTCCAAAGGTGACACATGAACAGTTCAAGGCTGCCCTGCAGATGGTGGTGGATAAGGGCGATCCACGATCTTATCTGGAGAACTTTGTGAAGATTGGGGAGGGTTCCACGGGGGTGGTGTGCATCGCCACGGAGAAGCACAGTGGGCGGCAGGTGGCTGTGAAGATGATGGACCTGCGTCGACAACAGAGGAGAGAGTTGCTCTTTAATGAGGTACAATATACAAACTAGCGAACACACTGACTGGATTGGTTGGGCAAGGGAACCAATCAAAAACAGCCCTTAAATTTTGAACTACCCCAGCAATAAATACAGCTG
This window contains:
- the LOC129192400 gene encoding serine/threonine-protein kinase PAK 6 — encoded protein: MFRKKKKKRPEISAPKNFEHRVHTSFDAKRGCFVGLPTQWQSLIENLRRPRPVVDPSRITEVELRPKKTIVRGSMIGHGDYIAAMINDMSRLSVTSSNSLRKSSPSARKRAQSLGRLGEVNEGDTYQYEGLIQDDEDDEDAAQDQWRDKARNIHSETNTPYLGMKKSITLQPNGILPKTTSTYEVSGGLLEGPSQTGQNITVQSHGSYMGADVGSPQERVIWKRDFQLPRGMPPNQVPVACFYSPAMSVQQHQDQVAVPTELRPSVPMYMHPQNSPGRPFSSYDLKTDSAVRYHSGFLPTGTSSPLVSGIRPQRTVRSSASYTLGLSPNMGLRPNGPEPFLRHSGCPNPPYPHQDSPSQPRPSPTGSLATSPPGTCSPAFRPPHPSPRPPPDPPKVTHEQFKAALQMVVDKGDPRSYLENFVKIGEGSTGVVCIATEKHSGRQVAVKMMDLRRQQRRELLFNEVVIMRDYQHRNVVEMYKSALVEEELWVIMEYLQGGALTNIVSETRLGEEQIATVCEAVLQALAYLHSQGVIHRDIKSDSILLTLDGRVKLSDFGFCAQISKDIPKRKSLVGTPYWMAPEVISKSPYGTEVDVWSMGVMVVEMVDGEPPYFSETPVAAMKRLRDEPAPTVRNVSQVSPVLKDFLDRMLTRDPLERASATDLLEHPFLLQSGSPQCLVPLVEQYRKRMSRC